From Staphylococcus sp. IVB6214:
CTTTTCATCTCGATAGCGATCATCATCATCTGACGAATGAGGGGTTAGGCGTGTGCACATCGCTTCGATCAATGTGCCCCCTTCTCCATTCAAGGCACGTTTACGCGCTTCATGAACCGCAGTATACACTGCAATAGGATCATTACCATCCACTGTTACACCGAACATGCCATATCCTTTTGCACGATCAGATAATTTTTCTGCACCATATTGCAAATCTTTCGAAACGGATATGGCATATTGATTGTTTTCAATAATGCATATAAATGGCAGTTTGTGTACGCCAACAAAATTGAGTCCTTCATGAAAGTCTCCTTGATTGGAACTCCCCTCACCAAGAGTAGCTAATGCAACTTGTTGTTTTTTATCCATTTTAAAAGTGAGTGCCGCACCAATGGCATGTAATATTTGTGTTGCAACCGATGAACCTTGTGACATAATGCCAATTTCTTTTTTGCTGAAATGAGATGGCATTTGTTTACCACCCGAACTAATATCCTCTCGCTTACCAAACACAGAATACATTGTTTCTAAAGGTGTCATCCCTAAATATGTAACAAGGGCGAGATCACGATAATAAGGAGCTGTAATATCCCCTTTTTCTAACGCATAGGCAGCACCTACTTGTGTTGCTTCTTGCCCTTGACAACTGATCACGAAAGGAATTTTACCTGCTCGGTTTAATAACCACATTCGTTCATCAATTTTGCGACCTAAATCCATTGCTTTATAAATTTCCAGTAAGTCATTTTTATTTAATCGTGTATGTTTATAGTCCAACATAATGTTTCCTCCTATTATTTTATAGGTGAATGGATTGCCCTTCGTATTTTAGACCGATTTCCATTAATAATTCTGACATTGAAGGGTGTGCATGAGTTGTCATGCCGAGTTCGAGTGCAGAACCATTTAAAAATTGTAAAACGCTAAGCTCATTAATCTGTTCGGTTACATTTAGACCGACTAGTTGAGCACCTAGAATGGAGCCGTCTGAACGGTCAATAATAAGCTCAGCAAAACCATCAGGTACTTCAGGTGACATTATGAGTGCTTTGCCATTTGTATTAAATGCAGCTTTAACTGATTTAACTTGGTATCCTTTTTCTTTTGCAGATTTTACTGTTAATCCGATTGAAGCAATTTCTGGATGACTATAAATACATTTTGGCATGTTTGAATAATCGATCGGTAATGGGTCTTGTTGAAACATATGTTCAACAGCAATTACACCTTCTTTTGCACCTACATGAGCCAGTTGTAGCTGTCCGATGACATCACCTGAAGCATAAATGTGTGATGCTTTCGTCTGCATGTATGCATTTGTTTTAATCGTATGCTGTTCAGTCGTTTCAACTTCTGTATTATTCAAGCCGATATGTTCAATATTCGCACGTCGTCCAATTGCAACAAGTGCCATTTCGGTTGTAAAAGATTCATCTAATTCAAATATGACCCCTGTTTCTGTTACCTTTGTATTTTGATCATTTAAGGCGATGCCTTTATGAAAGACGACACCATTTTTTGTAAGAGATGTGATGAGTTGTTCAGTGACGGCTTTGCTATCATTGATGACAATGTCATCTTCTGATTCGATGATATGAACTTGTACACCAATGCGACTAAAAAATGAAGCAAATTCAAGACCAATAATTCCTGCGCCAATAATCGCAATTGAATTTGGTAATGTTGTCATTGATAAAATATCATCACTCACAACGATACGTTCATGGTCAATTGGCAAAAATGGCAATGTAATCGGTGATGATCCCGTTGCGATTAATACGTAATCATTTGGGATTAAGTCCGATTGTCCATCTTCATAAGTTACAGCGACGGTCCCGCTTTGCGGTGAAAAAATAGACGGACCGAGCAGTCGTCCTTCTCCATAGAATATATCAATATTTTTCTGTTTGATGAGCGATTGTAAACCTTGATACATCGTGTCTACAATGCGTTGTTTTCGTAATTGTACTTTTGGAAAATCAAAGGTAGGTTTAGAAGCGGAAATGCCGTAGTGTTCGGCGTGTTGGATTAGTTGATAGGTATCAGCTGATTTCAAGAAGGATTTCGTTGGGATACAGCCTTTATGTAAACATGTACCGCCTAGACAAGATTTTTCTACAATTGCAACTTTCTTTCCTAGCTGGGTGGCTCGGATGGCTGCTGAATAGCCACTAATACCACCACCAAGTACGACTAAATCGTATTTATCGTGTGTCATTCTGTGTCTCCCCTAACGATAGGTCATGGTAGTATTGAGAGTAATCGTTTGATCATTCAATACGCCAGTCCCTTTGATTATTTAGAGTCAAGTGCTCGTTCAATTTGATTGTGATACTTTGAAGTATTGGTTCTTTTCAAATATACTTGTAATAAGCAACTCGATTGATTCAGTATACTTCTATTAAAATAAATTTACAAGAAATATCCTAGATAGTTGATAGGGATTAACTTTATACATTTATTGAATATAAGTTTAAGGACCATGATATTGATTAAAAGATGAACATAAAAAAATCAGATGCGGTTCGGACATTTTCAGTTAGTGATTTAGGAAGTATCGATATTCCAATAAATCATAAGCACTTTTGTCTTAACCGTATCTGACTATATTTAAATGGAATGGTTTTGTTCTATCATTTCTTTGGCACTTTGTTTGGTTAAATCAGTCACTGCTGCACCAGAAATCATGCGTGCAACTTCTTCTATGCGATCATCGCCTGTCAGTTCTTGAACTGATGTTGTCGTTCTATCGTCTTTTTCACGTTTGGAAATGTATAGGTGATGGTCACTCATCGAAGCAACTTGTGGCAGATGAGAAATACAGATCACTTGTATGGCTGATGCAATCTGTTTCATTTTTTCAGCCATTTTTTGTGCAGCTTGACCTGAAACGCCTGAATCTACTTCATCGAAAAGAATAGCTGTTTGCCCACGAGATCGAACGAAAATACTTTTTAATGCCAACATAATACGTGACAGTTCACCGCCACTCGCAATCTTATTCAAACTTTTAAGTGGCTCCCCTTTGTTAGGACTAATTAAAAATTCAATATGTTCAATGCCGTCTTTTTGTGGTTTTTCATATGGCTTGAAAGAAATCTCTAAGTTAGCATCTTTCATTTGTAAGTTTTGAATTTCTCGAACAATATGGTCACGCAATGTTCGTGCAACTTGACGTCGCTCATGTGATAAATTTTTACCGTCAGTCATGAGTTTTTCTGATAATTGTTGAATATCTGCACGTAATTGTGCGGTTGACTCTTCATAATTCTCTATTTTATCAATTTCATCTTCTAACTTTGACTGATACGTGATTAACTCAGGAATATCTTTGCCATATTTACGTTTTAAATTATTTAATAAATTCATACGTGATTCAAGTTCGTTCAACATCTGTTCATCAAACTCATTCTGGTTCATTTCATCATAGAGTTGATGTTTCGTATCTTCTAATAGGTAGTAGAATTGATCAACTTGTTCTTTAAGTGTTGCATACGTATCTGGCAAAATTTGATCAATATTTTGTAATTGTGTACTGAGTTCATATAAACGATCTGTGATGGCATGTTCATCGGTTAATGTGACATAGGCATTATTCAATGCAAGGCTCAATTGTTCTGAATTTTGAATGCGTTTAATGTCGACTTCTAATTGCTTAACTTCATCCTCTTGCAGTTTGGCTTCTTTC
This genomic window contains:
- the lpdA gene encoding dihydrolipoyl dehydrogenase codes for the protein MTHDKYDLVVLGGGISGYSAAIRATQLGKKVAIVEKSCLGGTCLHKGCIPTKSFLKSADTYQLIQHAEHYGISASKPTFDFPKVQLRKQRIVDTMYQGLQSLIKQKNIDIFYGEGRLLGPSIFSPQSGTVAVTYEDGQSDLIPNDYVLIATGSSPITLPFLPIDHERIVVSDDILSMTTLPNSIAIIGAGIIGLEFASFFSRIGVQVHIIESEDDIVINDSKAVTEQLITSLTKNGVVFHKGIALNDQNTKVTETGVIFELDESFTTEMALVAIGRRANIEHIGLNNTEVETTEQHTIKTNAYMQTKASHIYASGDVIGQLQLAHVGAKEGVIAVEHMFQQDPLPIDYSNMPKCIYSHPEIASIGLTVKSAKEKGYQVKSVKAAFNTNGKALIMSPEVPDGFAELIIDRSDGSILGAQLVGLNVTEQINELSVLQFLNGSALELGMTTHAHPSMSELLMEIGLKYEGQSIHL
- a CDS encoding thiamine pyrophosphate-dependent dehydrogenase E1 component subunit alpha, with amino-acid sequence MLDYKHTRLNKNDLLEIYKAMDLGRKIDERMWLLNRAGKIPFVISCQGQEATQVGAAYALEKGDITAPYYRDLALVTYLGMTPLETMYSVFGKREDISSGGKQMPSHFSKKEIGIMSQGSSVATQILHAIGAALTFKMDKKQQVALATLGEGSSNQGDFHEGLNFVGVHKLPFICIIENNQYAISVSKDLQYGAEKLSDRAKGYGMFGVTVDGNDPIAVYTAVHEARKRALNGEGGTLIEAMCTRLTPHSSDDDDRYRDEKIKQLDKEADCNKTFKQYLLDHHIADTSWFDEIEQSHKSIVNEATKNAEQAPYPEVSETYTHVYEEGGPFNA
- the recN gene encoding DNA repair protein RecN, producing the protein MLQSLSIKQFAIIDELEIQFSDGLTVLSGETGAGKSIIIDAIGQLIGMRASSDFVRHGEKKAIIEGLFDIDNAKEAVHMLSELGIDINEDFLIVKREIFNSGKSICRINNQTVTLHDLRQVMQQLLDIHGQHETQALLKQKYHVELLDKYADGAYSDALTTYQNTFETHRQKLVELSELESADQALLQRLDLMKFQYDELKEAKLQEDEVKQLEVDIKRIQNSEQLSLALNNAYVTLTDEHAITDRLYELSTQLQNIDQILPDTYATLKEQVDQFYYLLEDTKHQLYDEMNQNEFDEQMLNELESRMNLLNNLKRKYGKDIPELITYQSKLEDEIDKIENYEESTAQLRADIQQLSEKLMTDGKNLSHERRQVARTLRDHIVREIQNLQMKDANLEISFKPYEKPQKDGIEHIEFLISPNKGEPLKSLNKIASGGELSRIMLALKSIFVRSRGQTAILFDEVDSGVSGQAAQKMAEKMKQIASAIQVICISHLPQVASMSDHHLYISKREKDDRTTTSVQELTGDDRIEEVARMISGAAVTDLTKQSAKEMIEQNHSI